A stretch of Cytophagales bacterium DNA encodes these proteins:
- a CDS encoding sigma-70 family RNA polymerase sigma factor, which translates to MDKRHFIQVIDQHRGTIRSLCQVYYATPEDQKDAFQDIVLQLWKSFDSFEGKSQINTWIYRVGLNTLLSKKRKEQPSTSFTSIDGYQQLLQTSNSDDDLELLHQVIQTLKDVDKAMVVLHLEGYKNKEIANMLDLSTSNVATRFNRIKAQLKSRFNTHTYATKRP; encoded by the coding sequence TTGGACAAGCGTCACTTCATACAAGTCATTGATCAGCACCGGGGAACCATCCGCAGCCTCTGTCAGGTATATTATGCCACTCCCGAGGATCAAAAGGATGCATTTCAGGACATTGTACTTCAACTCTGGAAATCCTTTGACTCTTTTGAAGGAAAGTCGCAGATCAACACGTGGATCTACCGGGTAGGCTTGAATACACTGCTTTCTAAAAAGCGGAAAGAACAACCTTCCACCAGCTTTACCTCCATTGACGGATATCAGCAACTCCTTCAAACCAGCAACTCGGATGATGATCTGGAGCTACTTCATCAGGTGATCCAGACTTTAAAGGATGTAGACAAGGCCATGGTGGTACTGCATCTGGAAGGCTATAAAAACAAGGAAATAGCAAACATGCTCGACCTTTCGACTTCCAACGTAGCCACTCGTTTCAATCGTATCAAAGCCCAGTTAAAATCGAGATTCAATACCCATACTTATGCAACTAAACGACCTTAA
- a CDS encoding helix-turn-helix transcriptional regulator, with the protein MSHFSHNLKFWRQQKGLSQKKFAIELGINRGKLATYEEAVEPRQEFLLSLVDNYHINLHYFLTRKMTEGTFDTFFLDDPAQDFIVDYKPIGSTIISKIQLMANEQEFEERRKMLDELTLDVSRMIEEKQNIQEELLLLMKRLKL; encoded by the coding sequence TTGAGCCATTTCAGTCATAATCTTAAGTTTTGGAGGCAACAAAAAGGCCTGAGTCAGAAGAAGTTTGCCATTGAACTTGGCATCAACCGTGGCAAGCTGGCCACTTATGAAGAAGCAGTGGAACCTCGACAGGAGTTTCTACTGTCACTAGTCGACAATTACCACATCAATCTGCACTATTTCCTCACTCGAAAAATGACAGAGGGCACATTCGATACCTTTTTTCTTGATGACCCTGCACAGGACTTCATCGTCGATTACAAGCCCATTGGCAGCACCATCATATCCAAAATACAACTCATGGCCAATGAGCAGGAATTTGAGGAAAGAAGGAAAATGCTGGATGAGCTTACCCTCGATGTTAGTCGAATGATCGAGGAAAAGCAGAATATTCAGGAGGAGCTCTTATTGCTAATGAAACGCCTTAAGCTTTGA
- a CDS encoding phytanoyl-CoA dioxygenase family protein — protein sequence MTTLALSAEQKQFFLKNGYLHLPKAIPDQLVNKWQSLLKDHNRDSFDLSDPFIARNISFLEMDNPRFIARINNLMGHYPEEVLELLAHEAILNIAESLCGNDAIPMQCDVLFKHAHSSSNVLWHQDAIYPRIAPYLNIGFYLDDANHEDGCLKLIPGSQSQRQNIKSISRNQEKFIIEIPANAGDLIVHDLMIVHSSLPKKTAGVRRTLYMEWWSESAAIGHGSFSKKWIYLLKNWKALLTNRSAKQYQKNGSSSSMLPPESQVIEQILELREQPIPANYGFQ from the coding sequence ATGACAACCCTAGCTTTGAGTGCAGAACAAAAGCAGTTTTTCCTCAAAAACGGCTATTTACATCTCCCAAAAGCAATTCCTGATCAATTGGTTAATAAATGGCAATCATTGTTAAAAGATCACAATCGCGATTCATTCGATTTATCTGATCCATTTATTGCCAGGAATATAAGTTTTCTGGAAATGGACAATCCACGATTTATTGCAAGGATCAACAATTTAATGGGTCATTATCCTGAGGAGGTTTTGGAGTTATTAGCCCATGAAGCCATATTGAATATTGCAGAATCTCTTTGCGGCAATGATGCGATTCCCATGCAATGCGATGTATTGTTCAAACATGCGCATTCAAGCTCAAATGTTCTTTGGCACCAAGACGCCATTTATCCACGAATAGCACCGTACTTGAACATTGGATTTTATCTTGATGATGCCAACCACGAAGATGGGTGTTTAAAGTTGATCCCAGGATCTCAATCACAACGACAAAACATCAAATCCATTTCAAGGAACCAAGAGAAATTCATTATCGAAATCCCAGCGAACGCAGGAGATCTCATTGTTCATGACCTAATGATCGTACATAGCTCACTTCCTAAAAAAACAGCTGGCGTTCGACGTACCTTATACATGGAATGGTGGTCCGAATCTGCAGCTATCGGTCATGGCTCATTCTCCAAAAAATGGATCTATCTGCTAAAAAACTGGAAAGCTTTATTAACTAACCGATCCGCTAAGCAGTATCAAAAGAATGGGAGTTCTAGCTCAATGTTACCTCCAGAGTCTCAGGTAATCGAACAAATCCTGGAGCTACGAGAGCAACCAATCCCCGCAAACTATGGATTTCAATAA
- the lgt gene encoding prolipoprotein diacylglyceryl transferase yields the protein MISAIIWDIDPNIIPGFDYLRWYGASWVLGMLVGYQIVSRIFRIEGVPIEALDKITTYVALGAIIGARLGHILFYDPIHYWQHPIEILPIRLEPTFTFTGLAGLASHGGILGALFALYMYTRKYQKNYLWLLDRLTVGGAALGGFIRLGNLMNSEIIGIPSDQPWAFVFTRIDQVPRHPAQLYEALFYLTLCFALFLIWQSGKFNTNAGFIFGLGMVFIFIQRFLVEFVKENQVAFEEGLTLNMGQNLSIPLVLLGIVMIIWSLKSQYIDINSQNI from the coding sequence ATGATCTCGGCCATCATTTGGGACATTGACCCTAATATCATTCCCGGATTTGATTACCTGAGGTGGTATGGCGCCAGTTGGGTCCTGGGCATGCTGGTTGGTTATCAGATTGTCTCGCGCATCTTTCGTATCGAAGGGGTCCCTATTGAAGCATTAGACAAAATCACTACCTATGTCGCTCTGGGAGCGATCATTGGTGCGCGATTGGGACATATTTTATTCTATGATCCAATTCACTACTGGCAACATCCGATTGAAATCTTGCCGATTCGACTTGAGCCCACCTTTACATTCACCGGACTGGCAGGACTGGCGAGTCATGGAGGCATATTAGGTGCATTGTTCGCCCTCTACATGTACACCCGAAAATATCAAAAGAATTATCTCTGGCTACTAGATCGACTAACTGTAGGTGGAGCTGCCCTGGGAGGGTTCATCAGACTTGGCAATCTGATGAATTCTGAGATCATTGGTATCCCGAGTGATCAACCATGGGCATTTGTTTTTACCCGCATCGATCAAGTGCCCAGGCATCCGGCGCAGTTGTATGAAGCCTTGTTTTACCTGACCTTATGTTTCGCGCTGTTTCTGATCTGGCAGTCTGGGAAATTTAACACCAATGCTGGATTCATATTTGGTCTTGGTATGGTGTTCATTTTTATTCAGCGCTTTCTCGTGGAATTTGTCAAAGAAAATCAAGTCGCTTTTGAGGAAGGGCTTACCCTGAACATGGGTCAGAATTTAAGTATTCCATTAGTACTTTTGGGAATAGTGATGATTATATGGAGCCTGAAATCGCAATACATCGATATAAATTCACAAAACATTTAA
- a CDS encoding SUMF1/EgtB/PvdO family nonheme iron enzyme has protein sequence MMRPINLILPILSFIVLQSLGQTITAPVPEMVFVKGGAFQMGCSEEQIGQCVSDELPITQVTLFDYWMGKYEVTNSEYAAFLSSEGNQVEGGERWYKIDKYALIVATKDGTFKAKPGYERYPVSNVTWYGAQAYTKWLSLITNQNYRLPTEAEWEYAARAGQKSSSYVYSGSNTAEEVSYSFENADESKTGWGFKRDVGSHPVGSKSPNELGIFDMSGNVKEWCSDAYEYKLQGGVNPTGPVNGSYRILRGGSWDNKATAGRVSARSSAQLIGAFPVSKGFRVIMDVDLSEKIETFAKEKNFSGVIRVTHKNRTLYHGSFGWADVENMIHHQDQTPFAIASISKLFTAIIILQLAEERKLYLNKTIGQYLPEYLGPARDSVYIHQLLNHTSGIKRPETIFPEKNDIPLMFLDSLSSDDLFTKYCQGSLEVKPGTLFNYSNGDYIILGKIIEQIEDEAYEKVLARRILDPLGLSNTGLITYSTSSKRFPQGYTWKEETQDLKRDRNIQIANYFTGGAMYSNAADLATFSDALFRKNALLNDQSMDQLLRTYPETRSYGYGLWVRYQQHDRTVIKVTERYGRIWGVNTLLSHVLDFDINIVVLANTNRVNPASVQNFVLEQLIR, from the coding sequence ATGATGAGACCAATCAACCTGATCCTTCCAATTCTATCATTCATAGTCCTACAGAGCCTCGGTCAAACAATAACAGCGCCTGTACCCGAAATGGTCTTCGTAAAGGGTGGTGCATTTCAGATGGGTTGCTCGGAAGAGCAGATCGGACAATGTGTAAGTGATGAATTACCCATCACTCAAGTCACTTTATTTGACTACTGGATGGGAAAATATGAAGTAACCAATTCCGAGTATGCGGCTTTTCTCTCCAGTGAGGGAAATCAGGTGGAGGGTGGTGAAAGGTGGTACAAAATAGACAAATACGCCCTGATCGTTGCTACCAAAGACGGCACATTCAAAGCAAAGCCAGGCTATGAACGCTATCCTGTATCCAATGTCACGTGGTATGGCGCCCAAGCTTACACAAAATGGCTATCCCTTATCACCAATCAAAATTACAGACTACCTACAGAAGCTGAATGGGAATATGCTGCAAGAGCTGGTCAAAAAAGTAGTAGTTATGTTTACAGTGGAAGCAACACCGCTGAAGAAGTGTCGTACTCTTTTGAAAATGCGGATGAATCAAAAACGGGTTGGGGATTCAAACGGGATGTAGGTTCCCATCCAGTGGGCTCAAAATCTCCTAATGAGCTGGGTATCTTCGACATGAGTGGCAACGTGAAAGAGTGGTGTAGCGACGCCTATGAATATAAACTCCAAGGCGGAGTAAATCCGACCGGGCCTGTCAATGGCTCTTATCGGATACTCCGAGGCGGGAGTTGGGACAATAAAGCGACAGCAGGGAGGGTCTCAGCTCGCAGCAGTGCCCAACTCATTGGTGCTTTTCCAGTCAGTAAAGGCTTTCGAGTGATCATGGATGTCGACTTATCTGAAAAGATTGAGACATTCGCGAAAGAGAAAAATTTCAGTGGGGTAATCCGAGTCACTCATAAAAACCGAACCCTCTATCATGGCAGTTTCGGATGGGCAGACGTTGAGAATATGATTCATCATCAAGATCAAACACCCTTCGCCATTGCTTCCATTTCTAAGCTTTTTACAGCCATAATTATCCTTCAGTTGGCAGAAGAAAGAAAGCTTTACCTTAACAAGACCATCGGTCAATATTTACCCGAATACCTGGGGCCAGCTAGAGATTCTGTCTACATACATCAACTCCTCAATCATACCTCTGGGATTAAACGTCCTGAAACGATATTTCCGGAAAAAAACGATATCCCCCTGATGTTCCTGGATAGCCTTTCTTCCGATGACCTGTTCACTAAATATTGTCAGGGCAGTCTTGAAGTTAAACCTGGTACTCTATTCAATTATAGCAATGGGGATTACATCATCCTTGGAAAGATCATAGAACAGATAGAAGATGAGGCGTATGAAAAAGTGCTCGCCAGGCGCATACTGGATCCACTTGGATTATCAAATACAGGATTGATCACCTACTCCACATCCAGTAAGAGATTTCCCCAAGGCTATACCTGGAAGGAAGAAACACAGGACTTAAAGAGAGATCGTAATATCCAAATAGCAAACTACTTTACTGGAGGTGCGATGTATTCAAACGCCGCAGATCTCGCCACCTTTTCAGATGCTTTGTTTCGCAAAAATGCCTTGCTAAATGATCAATCGATGGACCAGCTCCTAAGGACGTACCCCGAAACCCGGAGTTACGGGTATGGTCTATGGGTACGATATCAACAACACGATCGAACTGTGATCAAAGTCACGGAACGATACGGAAGGATTTGGGGTGTAAACACTTTATTAAGTCACGTATTGGACTTTGACATCAATATTGTGGTACTCGCAAATACCAATCGCGTCAATCCTGCATCGGTTCAAAATTTCGTATTAGAACAGCTAATTAGGTGA
- a CDS encoding tetratricopeptide repeat protein gives MFAQITRTNRYAILLCLPFLIPVKILAQAELTAADQYETARELYLESPDDARVHGQRAMDLALEERDLITMAKAHFLLGYIYDYQEDAANAFHFYFGGIRAYRKLNDPIRIQQLYENLAYIAERKGVHTVAEQLRRDRMGVKSSVDYRMQADMHYDLGLSLKHQGDVTDGIRNQLQALRILESNPDLKDTIAYANIWLELGVLNYMEAKAVNDHILLDSALLCYNRALHFNGTDVIHRSKVQNNRGNVHRLLGQYDQSKKYLFDALELAEGQDKLKIHSYFNLGRVYFAERMLDSAIWAFTRSLEINIDELNYQESQTLYENNIELSKAPELFGSVAYLDSLGIKDMEIRGRAMRHVYRIARDRYEIINASNNSMIAQLYQQHRKALAKEERWGLIMSWSLWTLLLMTIVVAAWFWWRRYSVKQHNRRLALQMEKRLKDKYGIELRD, from the coding sequence ATGTTTGCCCAAATCACCCGAACCAACCGGTACGCTATCCTATTATGCCTACCTTTTCTTATTCCTGTTAAGATCCTTGCTCAAGCTGAGCTGACGGCTGCTGATCAATATGAGACGGCACGTGAGCTTTATTTGGAATCTCCGGATGACGCGAGAGTGCATGGTCAGCGAGCCATGGATCTCGCATTGGAAGAGAGAGATTTAATAACCATGGCAAAAGCGCACTTTCTGCTGGGTTATATCTACGATTATCAGGAAGACGCGGCCAATGCCTTCCATTTCTATTTCGGTGGTATTCGGGCCTATCGTAAGCTGAATGATCCGATCCGTATACAGCAACTGTACGAGAACCTGGCTTACATTGCTGAGCGCAAGGGGGTACACACCGTGGCAGAGCAACTTCGGCGTGACCGGATGGGTGTCAAGTCTTCCGTGGACTATCGCATGCAAGCGGATATGCACTACGATTTGGGATTGTCATTGAAGCACCAGGGAGATGTGACAGATGGGATAAGGAATCAACTTCAGGCACTTCGCATACTGGAAAGCAATCCTGATTTGAAGGATACCATAGCTTATGCGAATATTTGGTTGGAATTGGGTGTGCTTAATTACATGGAGGCTAAGGCGGTTAATGATCACATCTTACTGGATAGTGCGTTGCTATGTTATAATCGAGCGCTCCATTTCAATGGTACTGATGTCATCCATCGAAGCAAGGTACAGAACAACCGTGGCAATGTGCATCGACTTCTTGGGCAGTATGATCAATCAAAAAAGTATCTCTTTGATGCCCTGGAACTAGCAGAAGGTCAGGATAAGTTAAAGATCCATAGCTATTTCAACCTGGGTCGGGTCTACTTCGCAGAACGGATGTTGGATTCTGCCATCTGGGCCTTCACCCGATCTCTCGAAATCAATATCGATGAGTTGAATTATCAAGAGTCGCAAACACTGTATGAAAACAACATCGAGCTATCCAAAGCTCCTGAGTTGTTTGGGTCAGTAGCCTACCTGGATTCACTTGGGATCAAAGACATGGAAATCCGGGGGCGGGCCATGCGTCATGTTTACCGGATTGCAAGAGATCGCTATGAGATCATCAATGCGAGTAATAATTCCATGATTGCTCAGCTCTATCAACAGCATCGTAAAGCCCTCGCCAAAGAAGAGCGTTGGGGACTGATCATGAGTTGGAGCCTTTGGACGTTGCTACTGATGACGATCGTGGTTGCGGCCTGGTTTTGGTGGAGGAGGTATAGCGTAAAGCAACACAATCGCCGACTCGCACTTCAGATGGAAAAACGCCTGAAGGATAAATATGGGATTGAGCTTAGGGACTGA